Proteins encoded within one genomic window of Castellaniella sp.:
- a CDS encoding virulence protein RhuM/Fic/DOC family protein: protein MNDEQQLVIFEGDAGQVEVRLEGETVWLTQRQMSDLFDTTPENVLMHLKNIYAAGELTESATAKDFLAVRTEGRRQVQRNLKHYNLDAIISVGYRVNSSRATHFRQWATRTLREHLTQGYTLNRQRFEQNAAELEAALTLVKKAAAGDALTTDQGRGLVDVIARYTHTFLWLQRYDEGLLTKPSGSPGGTLPSPVEARSGIARLKADLMSRSEATALFGNEREDDFVATLGNLDQTVFGEPAYPTVESKAAHLLYFIIKNHPFSDGNKRIGSYLFVDFLARNGRLQRDGEPVINDVGLAALALLIAESDPKAKDVMIRLIENMLAPSQS from the coding sequence ATGAACGATGAACAGCAGCTGGTGATCTTTGAAGGTGACGCCGGGCAGGTGGAAGTGCGGCTGGAAGGGGAAACCGTCTGGCTGACCCAACGACAGATGTCCGATCTATTCGACACGACGCCTGAAAACGTGTTGATGCACTTGAAAAACATTTACGCAGCCGGCGAATTGACCGAATCGGCAACTGCTAAGGATTTCTTAGCAGTTCGAACCGAAGGCCGCCGTCAGGTACAGCGCAACCTCAAGCACTACAACCTCGACGCCATCATCTCCGTGGGCTACCGCGTGAATTCAAGCCGCGCTACGCATTTCCGCCAGTGGGCCACCCGCACCCTGCGCGAGCACCTGACGCAAGGCTACACCCTGAATCGCCAACGCTTCGAGCAAAATGCAGCCGAACTGGAAGCCGCCCTGACGCTGGTAAAGAAGGCTGCAGCCGGTGATGCCCTGACCACCGACCAGGGACGCGGTCTGGTGGACGTGATCGCTCGATATACCCACACATTCCTGTGGCTGCAGCGCTATGACGAAGGCCTGCTGACCAAACCATCTGGCAGCCCTGGCGGCACGCTACCCTCGCCTGTCGAGGCCCGTTCCGGCATTGCACGACTGAAGGCCGATCTCATGAGCCGCAGCGAGGCCACGGCCTTGTTCGGCAACGAGCGTGAGGACGACTTTGTCGCCACCTTGGGCAATCTGGACCAAACCGTATTCGGCGAACCCGCCTACCCCACGGTGGAATCCAAAGCGGCCCACCTGCTGTACTTCATCATCAAGAACCATCCGTTTTCGGATGGCAACAAACGCATCGGCTCCTATCTGTTCGTCGATTTTCTGGCCCGCAACGGTCGCCTGCAACGTGATGGCGAGCCAGTCATTAATGATGTCGGTCTTGCTGCCTTGGCTTTGTTGATTGCTGAATCCGACCCGAAGGCCAAGGATGTGATGATTCGCTTGATCGAGAATATGCTGGCGCCCAGCCAGAGCTGA
- a CDS encoding type II toxin-antitoxin system RelE/ParE family toxin encodes MGLILKRKDFAHWQSAEKLPDSALCKAVEEMESGLIDADLGGMLYKKRIARPGGGKSGGFRTLLSARIDDRYVFLHGFAKSDRANITQDEKKALQYAGKVFLELPAHALSKALESGVLLEVHCEQNH; translated from the coding sequence ATGGGCTTGATTCTGAAGAGAAAAGACTTTGCTCATTGGCAGTCGGCAGAAAAACTGCCAGATTCTGCGCTATGCAAGGCCGTCGAGGAGATGGAAAGCGGTCTGATCGATGCCGATCTGGGCGGCATGCTCTACAAAAAGCGCATTGCGCGGCCAGGCGGCGGCAAAAGTGGTGGATTCCGTACCCTGCTGTCTGCCAGGATCGATGATCGGTATGTATTCCTGCATGGGTTCGCGAAAAGCGACAGGGCCAACATCACGCAGGACGAAAAAAAGGCCCTCCAATACGCTGGCAAAGTCTTCCTGGAACTGCCAGCACACGCCTTGTCCAAGGCACTGGAATCCGGGGTATTACTAGAGGTGCATTGTGAGCAAAATCATTGA
- a CDS encoding CidA/LrgA family protein — MVGAIAALLLMQLAGTLLVQFTHIPLPGPVVGMLLLFIYLWWRGRVPKPLLRTTQSILENLSLLFVPAGVGVIAHWHEMADQAGRVAIVLVLGVAITLVVTAFTLHWLLGRTRLSGQQE, encoded by the coding sequence ATGGTGGGCGCGATTGCTGCACTGTTGCTGATGCAGCTGGCAGGCACTTTGCTGGTGCAATTTACGCATATTCCATTACCGGGGCCGGTCGTGGGCATGTTGCTGCTGTTTATTTATTTATGGTGGCGTGGCAGGGTTCCAAAACCTCTTTTGCGCACGACACAGTCGATTCTGGAAAATCTGTCGCTGCTGTTTGTGCCAGCAGGGGTGGGCGTTATTGCGCATTGGCATGAGATGGCCGATCAGGCAGGGCGGGTTGCCATTGTGTTGGTGCTGGGAGTGGCGATTACTTTGGTCGTGACGGCATTCACGCTGCACTGGCTATTGGGGCGTACCCGCCTCAGTGGCCAACAGGAGTAA
- a CDS encoding FAD-dependent oxidoreductase, producing the protein MSAGAPALGATWDVVIVGAGPAGCAAAITLAGFGWRVLLAEPRTAPRFKLGESIAPGAMGLVRQFLGPLDDTPGQAQACFRTAGNVSVWSGPQPEVTDFFLHPQSARSVCRSAAL; encoded by the coding sequence ATGTCTGCTGGTGCGCCCGCCTTGGGTGCTACCTGGGATGTTGTCATCGTGGGGGCGGGGCCGGCGGGCTGCGCCGCTGCGATCACCTTGGCTGGCTTTGGCTGGCGGGTGCTGCTGGCCGAGCCGCGCACCGCGCCGCGCTTCAAGCTTGGTGAATCCATCGCCCCTGGGGCGATGGGCTTGGTCCGGCAATTTTTAGGCCCTTTGGATGATACGCCTGGTCAGGCGCAGGCCTGTTTTCGGACTGCCGGCAATGTCTCTGTGTGGTCAGGACCGCAGCCTGAGGTGACGGATTTTTTTTTACACCCCCAGTCAGCACGGTCAGTGTGTCGATCGGCTGCTCTTTGA
- a CDS encoding LrgB family protein, protein MPLDVIWVYLARQPLLWLTVTVTVFWLAKQLYATAGNFSLFNPVLVSIGAIVGLLLLTGTDYDQYFEGAQFIHFLLGPATVALAVPLIQQLATLRRSLVPLLVALLVGSLVGILSTVALCWVMGVDGAIMLSLLPRFITTPIAMGVSDQIGGSAELTVVFVVITGVLGAAFGVPLLGRLIKKDPIAGGFALGVTAHGIGTARAFEHNDQAGAFAGLGMGLHSALAAILIPLVVWLFEL, encoded by the coding sequence ATGCCGCTTGATGTGATTTGGGTGTATTTGGCCAGGCAGCCACTGCTTTGGTTAACGGTGACCGTCACGGTGTTCTGGTTGGCAAAACAGCTTTATGCAACCGCCGGAAATTTCTCCTTATTCAATCCGGTCCTGGTGTCCATTGGGGCCATTGTCGGCTTGCTGCTGCTAACGGGCACGGATTACGATCAGTATTTCGAGGGGGCGCAATTCATTCACTTTTTGCTGGGCCCTGCCACCGTGGCATTGGCCGTGCCACTGATTCAGCAACTGGCCACGCTCAGACGCAGTCTGGTACCGCTGTTGGTGGCCCTTCTGGTGGGGTCGTTGGTCGGGATTTTGTCTACGGTGGCGCTGTGCTGGGTGATGGGGGTGGATGGCGCCATCATGCTGTCGCTGTTGCCGCGTTTCATCACCACGCCGATCGCGATGGGGGTCTCTGACCAGATTGGCGGCAGCGCCGAACTGACCGTGGTGTTTGTCGTGATTACAGGTGTGCTGGGCGCTGCCTTTGGCGTACCGCTGCTGGGGCGCCTGATCAAGAAAGATCCGATCGCCGGTGGCTTTGCCTTGGGGGTGACCGCACACGGGATTGGCACGGCGCGCGCGTTTGAACATAACGATCAGGCGGGCGCATTTGCCGGACTGGGCATGGGTTTGCACAGTGCATTGGCAGCGATTCTGATTCCGCTGGTGGTGTGGTTGTTCGAGTTGTAG
- a CDS encoding LodA/GoxA family CTQ-dependent oxidase produces the protein MSTAIKSIRIHPGIGMARMGDSDEFFIGPEAPGVVADPGGQGGPGPEGGTYRDADMRLKRQAQRYRVYAYDANDQVIGELSTDSDQVKSLHWRVHVRNMKAANYAFQGAYLFDPDKLRNAGIQPGLKPGQRNQLIIDPGVHTIASGQDQAVVMKGDVFTGIDKGKLPGALRFEGYTPADINQEVDVTYTPAHGIELGQLRLDKADRLLFIASPGKAECVTTPKVALSNPSEFHNPPNGPDNGTDPLTNQFAYFNIPGWWDDTCGGEIDVTVTLADGTVLSTRDGVKTAADEGTRNPLRGAWVVTAPPKYAPHMMHVVSILDRVYEAFPEAYPYTGQQTDFYRDVYPLFSKAVNYGWVSAQAAGVDASTKNLAHGPKQPGNLLSPAYVTALSNPGDDFKPLRQRIYDLMRHSAGQRSRLVDSLLPAPPLRPTSWQDPKFADKTDEHKMPKLWGSGGKPLQNQQLGDNFPNQFLSLTDWQLRHLKDWADGNFQTGSLQAPLALDGLPVDQQPHALDAAALEPTIGGGFHPGIEFPYLIIYRDKFAGAFRVASDIEPGELSAYMSSPWQGDFWSCNTAWWPTQRPDIVFQYDSKTQDRTHREWFRGYDEAGEPLSSTDGYDQMLYAWPKLGMVLPLKTPDGQFLLDNGEVVYVEQERDPALDRPPPGKAS, from the coding sequence ATGTCTACTGCCATTAAAAGCATTCGTATTCATCCTGGTATCGGGATGGCCCGCATGGGCGACAGCGACGAATTTTTCATCGGCCCCGAAGCCCCCGGCGTGGTGGCTGATCCTGGCGGGCAAGGCGGCCCTGGGCCTGAGGGCGGCACGTATCGTGATGCTGATATGCGCCTGAAACGCCAGGCACAGCGCTACCGTGTTTATGCCTACGATGCCAATGACCAGGTCATCGGTGAACTCTCCACTGATTCTGATCAGGTCAAATCCCTGCATTGGCGCGTTCATGTGCGCAATATGAAAGCCGCCAATTATGCTTTTCAAGGCGCTTACCTATTTGATCCCGATAAACTGCGGAATGCCGGCATCCAGCCCGGCCTGAAGCCCGGCCAGCGCAATCAGCTGATCATTGACCCAGGCGTTCATACGATTGCTTCGGGACAGGACCAGGCCGTCGTCATGAAGGGCGATGTCTTTACGGGTATCGATAAGGGCAAGCTGCCCGGCGCTTTGCGCTTCGAGGGGTACACCCCGGCCGACATCAACCAGGAGGTCGATGTCACCTATACCCCCGCGCACGGCATCGAACTGGGCCAGTTGCGGCTGGACAAGGCAGACCGCCTGCTGTTCATCGCATCGCCCGGTAAGGCCGAATGTGTCACTACCCCCAAGGTCGCGCTGTCCAACCCCAGCGAATTTCACAATCCGCCCAATGGCCCGGATAACGGCACAGACCCCCTGACCAATCAGTTTGCATACTTCAATATTCCAGGCTGGTGGGATGACACCTGCGGGGGCGAGATCGATGTGACGGTCACCCTGGCGGACGGCACAGTGCTGAGTACGCGGGATGGCGTGAAAACCGCTGCTGACGAAGGCACCCGCAATCCCTTGCGTGGCGCATGGGTGGTGACGGCACCTCCAAAATACGCCCCGCACATGATGCATGTCGTGTCTATCCTCGACCGAGTCTACGAGGCCTTCCCGGAGGCCTATCCCTATACGGGCCAGCAGACCGATTTTTATCGGGATGTTTATCCCTTGTTCTCCAAGGCGGTGAATTATGGCTGGGTCAGCGCCCAGGCTGCCGGGGTGGATGCCAGCACAAAAAACCTGGCGCATGGGCCCAAACAGCCGGGTAATTTACTCAGTCCGGCTTATGTCACGGCTTTGTCCAATCCTGGTGATGACTTCAAGCCTTTGCGCCAACGTATCTACGATCTGATGCGGCATTCTGCCGGCCAGCGTAGCCGTCTGGTGGATTCACTGCTGCCGGCGCCGCCTTTGCGGCCCACCAGTTGGCAGGATCCGAAGTTCGCCGACAAGACCGACGAGCACAAGATGCCCAAGCTCTGGGGTTCGGGTGGCAAGCCCCTGCAAAACCAGCAACTGGGGGATAACTTCCCCAATCAGTTTCTCAGCTTGACGGACTGGCAGTTACGCCATCTGAAGGACTGGGCCGATGGCAATTTCCAGACCGGTTCCTTGCAGGCACCGCTGGCATTGGATGGCTTGCCCGTTGACCAGCAGCCGCATGCTTTGGATGCGGCTGCTCTGGAACCCACCATTGGCGGCGGATTTCACCCGGGCATCGAGTTTCCGTACCTGATTATTTACCGCGATAAATTCGCCGGTGCCTTTCGGGTGGCGTCGGATATCGAGCCAGGTGAACTCAGCGCCTATATGTCCAGCCCCTGGCAGGGGGATTTCTGGTCTTGCAATACGGCGTGGTGGCCTACCCAGCGCCCGGATATCGTGTTCCAGTACGACAGCAAGACCCAGGATCGCACCCACCGCGAATGGTTCCGGGGGTACGACGAAGCCGGCGAACCCCTGTCATCTACCGATGGCTATGATCAGATGCTGTACGCCTGGCCTAAATTGGGTATGGTCTTGCCCTTGAAGACGCCGGACGGTCAGTTCTTGCTGGATAACGGCGAGGTCGTCTACGTGGAACAAGAGCGCGATCCGGCCCTGGATCGACCACCACCGGGCAAAGCCAGCTGA
- a CDS encoding M14 family metallocarboxypeptidase, with protein MQFYPIGTPGTAWGANEKSLWLARQTRHRSYADLVLAAVEQLRDHLDVEQYGQLDYAPDTYPLMGLRSRDWHADRPVALVTGGVHGYESSGVFGALQFAADHVRDYAGRLDIAIVPCVSPWGFERIHRWNPAALDPNRSFRANSPAGESAALMQWVAPFADRVRVHIDLHETTDTDESEFRPALAARDGLDFTPGGIPDGFYLVDDTDSPQPEFQDAVIQAVRRVTHIAPADERGEIIGSTVVAPGVIRYALRPLGLCAGITDAPYRTTTEVYPDSPLASAEQCNAAQVAAVRAALDYALAHG; from the coding sequence ATGCAGTTCTACCCCATCGGGACACCGGGCACAGCCTGGGGGGCCAATGAAAAATCGCTTTGGCTGGCCCGTCAAACACGTCATCGCAGTTATGCCGATCTGGTGCTGGCCGCCGTGGAGCAATTGCGCGATCATCTGGATGTCGAGCAATACGGTCAGTTGGATTATGCGCCCGATACCTATCCTTTGATGGGGCTGCGCAGCCGGGATTGGCATGCAGACCGGCCAGTGGCCCTGGTGACGGGCGGTGTGCATGGCTATGAGTCCAGCGGCGTCTTTGGGGCGCTGCAATTCGCGGCTGATCATGTGCGGGATTATGCAGGGCGCCTGGATATTGCGATCGTGCCCTGTGTCAGCCCGTGGGGGTTCGAGCGCATCCATCGCTGGAACCCGGCGGCACTGGACCCTAATCGTTCGTTCCGTGCCAATAGTCCAGCGGGCGAATCCGCTGCCTTGATGCAATGGGTCGCGCCTTTTGCGGATCGGGTCCGGGTGCATATCGATCTGCATGAAACCACTGATACGGATGAATCCGAGTTTCGCCCAGCCCTGGCCGCTAGGGACGGTCTGGATTTCACGCCCGGCGGTATCCCGGACGGTTTTTATCTGGTGGACGATACCGACTCGCCTCAGCCCGAATTCCAAGATGCCGTGATCCAGGCAGTGCGGCGTGTCACGCATATTGCACCAGCGGATGAACGGGGTGAGATCATTGGCTCTACGGTGGTTGCACCGGGTGTCATCCGCTATGCCCTGCGGCCTTTGGGCCTGTGCGCAGGGATTACAGACGCCCCTTATCGAACGACCACAGAGGTCTACCCGGATAGTCCTCTGGCCAGCGCCGAACAATGCAATGCTGCCCAGGTGGCTGCAGTGCGGGCTGCGCTGGATTATGCGCTGGCGCATGGCTAG
- a CDS encoding DNA-binding transcriptional regulator, whose product MSKIIESLRGDLATLHKAGAIDKVTMREFDAVCPPPVHDLTPSDIKSLREKLKFSQPVFAHHLHTTASTVRKWEQGDTRPTGPALKLLNVIANKGLQAIL is encoded by the coding sequence GTGAGCAAAATCATTGAATCCCTGCGCGGCGATCTGGCCACGCTTCACAAAGCCGGGGCCATCGACAAAGTGACGATGCGCGAATTCGATGCCGTCTGCCCGCCGCCCGTGCACGATCTCACACCCAGCGACATCAAAAGCCTGCGTGAAAAACTGAAATTCAGCCAGCCGGTGTTCGCGCACCACCTGCACACCACGGCATCGACCGTCCGAAAGTGGGAGCAAGGGGATACCCGCCCAACAGGCCCGGCACTGAAGCTGCTGAACGTCATCGCAAACAAGGGACTACAGGCCATCTTGTAG
- a CDS encoding TrbM/KikA/MpfK family conjugal transfer protein has product MQKRIWRWIPLTHQPSTQHPDHSSARLRPGECSPSLEHYFGIKRFNRHGLDWDATVAARRSFLGQCPAAADPGMPERGPWSSPAFCCRTPASGPKRSMPIWGIGASMRRSRNTP; this is encoded by the coding sequence GTGCAGAAGCGGATTTGGCGGTGGATTCCACTAACCCACCAACCGAGCACACAACATCCTGACCACTCCTCGGCCCGATTGCGGCCTGGTGAATGCAGCCCATCGCTGGAGCACTATTTCGGCATCAAGCGCTTCAACCGTCACGGCCTGGACTGGGATGCCACCGTTGCCGCCCGCCGGTCCTTTCTGGGCCAGTGTCCGGCAGCAGCTGATCCCGGCATGCCGGAGCGGGGGCCTTGGAGCAGTCCAGCATTCTGTTGCAGGACACCGGCATCAGGCCCAAAGCGGTCTATGCCGATCTGGGGTATCGGGGCGTCGATGCGGAGATCCCGGAATACGCCCTGA
- the tpiA gene encoding triose-phosphate isomerase: MDQPRTRLVMGNWKMHGSLADNAALLDGLVAGVQRAGLAQLAVCVPFPYLAQVRQALSGSVISWGAQDISAHDRGAYTGEVSAAMLADFGVGWALCGHSERRALHGETSAQVADKAVAALAAGITPVVCVGETLAQRDADQAEAVIAEQLAPVLALGAEALARLVIAYEPVWAIGTGRTATPEQAQAIHAFVRAALARHGAANTRILYGGSVKAANAASLFAQPDIDGALVGGAALIADEFLNIAAAVA, translated from the coding sequence ATGGATCAACCTCGTACGCGCCTAGTCATGGGCAACTGGAAAATGCACGGCAGCCTGGCAGATAATGCCGCGCTGCTGGATGGTCTGGTGGCTGGGGTGCAGCGTGCAGGGCTTGCCCAATTGGCGGTTTGTGTGCCTTTTCCTTATCTGGCCCAGGTGCGCCAGGCCCTGAGCGGATCTGTGATCAGTTGGGGTGCACAGGACATCAGCGCCCATGATCGTGGGGCCTATACGGGCGAGGTTTCCGCCGCAATGCTGGCTGATTTTGGTGTTGGCTGGGCCCTGTGCGGGCACTCCGAACGCCGTGCGCTACATGGCGAAACCAGCGCCCAGGTGGCCGACAAGGCGGTTGCTGCCCTGGCCGCAGGCATCACGCCGGTGGTTTGTGTGGGCGAGACCCTGGCTCAGCGTGACGCCGACCAGGCCGAAGCCGTGATCGCCGAGCAACTGGCTCCGGTGCTGGCACTGGGGGCTGAGGCCCTGGCGCGCCTGGTCATTGCCTACGAGCCCGTCTGGGCCATAGGCACGGGGCGCACCGCCACGCCCGAGCAGGCCCAGGCCATCCATGCATTCGTGCGTGCCGCACTGGCCCGACACGGGGCGGCGAATACCCGCATTCTTTACGGCGGCAGCGTCAAGGCCGCCAATGCGGCATCGCTGTTTGCCCAGCCGGATATCGACGGCGCCCTGGTGGGGGGTGCGGCCCTGATCGCCGACGAATTCCTGAATATCGCGGCTGCGGTCGCTTAA
- a CDS encoding ADP-ribosylglycohydrolase family protein, with protein MTDTLPTFEQRARGALMGAYIGDALALGPHWYYDLDALRHDYGNWITDYTDPRPDRYHGGMKAGQSSQAGVILDLLTDSLVTQNGYQEDDFCRRLDQDLFSQLDGTPMNGPGGYTSQSIRETWRLRVHEHHPWGQVSGLADTTEAAERIPALAIRYARQPDQLARLASANTALTQHDTTVMAMTVAYACVLGSLVRGESLDAQTSDRLMAMVREGTLPFHSVTGHGEQVPPAGPEASRRAGQFPSPDALLTASCIVRAAQDPDIRIEPAWKASLVYGMPCAVYHQFPAAYYLAGRFQGDFESAVLHAVNGGGQNMARAMLTGALCGAIGGIQAIPDRFLQGLEHVDQRLAWAEQLAQQAV; from the coding sequence ATGACTGACACCCTCCCCACCTTCGAGCAACGCGCCCGCGGCGCACTGATGGGCGCCTATATTGGCGACGCCCTGGCACTGGGGCCGCACTGGTACTACGATCTGGATGCCTTGCGCCACGATTATGGCAACTGGATCACGGACTACACCGATCCGCGCCCTGATCGCTACCACGGCGGCATGAAGGCTGGCCAGTCATCCCAGGCGGGCGTCATCCTGGACTTGCTGACCGATTCCCTGGTCACACAGAACGGCTACCAGGAAGACGACTTCTGCCGTCGGCTGGATCAGGATTTATTCAGCCAACTGGACGGCACCCCCATGAACGGCCCAGGCGGCTACACCAGCCAGTCCATCCGCGAAACCTGGCGCTTGCGGGTGCACGAACACCATCCCTGGGGACAAGTATCAGGCTTGGCCGACACCACTGAAGCCGCTGAACGCATCCCGGCATTGGCCATCCGCTACGCCCGCCAGCCGGATCAATTGGCTCGCCTGGCCTCAGCCAATACGGCACTGACCCAGCACGATACAACTGTCATGGCCATGACGGTGGCATATGCCTGTGTGCTGGGCAGCCTGGTGCGCGGCGAATCCCTGGATGCTCAAACATCCGACCGCTTGATGGCCATGGTGCGCGAAGGCACTCTGCCCTTTCATTCAGTCACCGGCCATGGCGAGCAGGTCCCGCCAGCAGGGCCCGAGGCCTCGCGCCGCGCCGGCCAGTTTCCATCGCCGGATGCGCTGCTGACGGCATCTTGTATCGTACGTGCCGCCCAAGATCCCGATATCCGCATCGAGCCCGCCTGGAAGGCATCCCTGGTCTATGGCATGCCCTGCGCCGTATACCATCAGTTTCCGGCAGCCTATTACCTGGCCGGGCGTTTTCAGGGGGATTTCGAATCCGCCGTGCTGCACGCGGTCAATGGCGGTGGCCAGAACATGGCGCGCGCCATGCTGACCGGCGCCTTATGCGGCGCGATTGGCGGTATCCAGGCAATTCCAGATCGTTTTCTGCAGGGGCTGGAACATGTCGACCAACGTCTGGCCTGGGCCGAACAACTGGCCCAGCAGGCTGTCTGA
- the secG gene encoding preprotein translocase subunit SecG has product MQLFSSVLLTLQIISSLLVILLVLLQQGKGADMGAAFGSGSAGSVFGSAGAANFLSRATKWAAVLFFAATLGLAWVSHHPSGAPLESGIMQGFMSSEEAPVPPTGSAVPNLGSVVPSVPAVPSSQPAADASVPAAANSAASVPSVPGDQKPGDSK; this is encoded by the coding sequence ATGCAATTGTTTTCTTCCGTCCTGCTGACACTGCAGATTATCTCTTCTCTGTTGGTCATTCTGCTGGTCCTGCTGCAGCAAGGCAAGGGTGCCGATATGGGCGCCGCCTTTGGCAGTGGTTCAGCAGGCAGTGTGTTTGGTTCGGCTGGTGCCGCCAACTTCCTGTCGCGTGCCACCAAATGGGCCGCCGTGCTGTTTTTTGCCGCCACCTTGGGGTTGGCCTGGGTGTCGCACCACCCCAGTGGCGCGCCGCTGGAATCCGGCATCATGCAGGGCTTTATGTCGTCTGAAGAAGCCCCTGTGCCGCCGACAGGCAGTGCTGTTCCGAATTTGGGCTCGGTGGTGCCATCCGTTCCTGCCGTGCCATCCAGTCAGCCGGCCGCTGATGCCAGCGTACCTGCAGCGGCCAATTCGGCTGCCTCCGTGCCGTCGGTGCCCGGGGATCAAAAACCTGGCGACAGCAAATAA
- a CDS encoding transposase, producing MEQSSILLQDTGIRPKAVYADLGYRGVDAEIPEYALKHRGKFKRLTPKEQQLLKRRQAIEPIIGHLKSDHGMNRCHLKGQIGDAIHAVLCAAGFNMKWLLRMIARKGIRPFFVPYFLAWIWQRIQKLSLWGELPRQNSWPQIAGNPA from the coding sequence TTGGAGCAGTCCAGCATTCTGTTGCAGGACACCGGCATCAGGCCCAAAGCGGTCTATGCCGATCTGGGGTATCGGGGCGTCGATGCGGAGATCCCGGAATACGCCCTGAAGCATCGAGGGAAATTCAAACGCCTGACGCCCAAAGAGCAGCAGTTGCTCAAACGCCGCCAGGCGATTGAACCGATCATCGGGCACCTGAAAAGCGATCACGGTATGAACCGCTGTCATTTAAAGGGGCAAATTGGGGATGCCATCCATGCGGTGCTGTGCGCGGCAGGTTTCAATATGAAATGGCTGCTGCGCATGATTGCCCGAAAGGGCATCCGCCCTTTTTTTGTTCCTTATTTTTTGGCCTGGATCTGGCAGCGGATCCAGAAATTATCCCTATGGGGTGAGCTACCCCGCCAGAATTCGTGGCCTCAGATCGCCGGAAATCCGGCGTGA
- a CDS encoding glyoxylate/hydroxypyruvate reductase A — protein sequence MEIVFSSRHESEPQAWVNALQQALPEHQVRAWDEGRPSGQAQMAVVWAPPTALFQHEPRLTHVFNLGAGVDALLPLPGMPDDITLVRMEDGGMAVQMAEYVLHYLVRVSRDLDRYAELQAQACWRPLPDIDRDAWSVGVMGAGVMGARVAQACAALDYPVAVWSRSGRPVPGAQVYAADQLDQFLARTRVLVNVLPLTDQTQGILSQALFDQLLPDAYLINIARGAHLVESDLLASLQAGRLRGAALDVFAQEPLPAHHAFWHDRRIHVTPHVAGASLLSLSVQQIADKIQALGRGEAITGVVDRSRQY from the coding sequence ATGGAAATCGTTTTTTCTTCCCGCCATGAATCTGAACCCCAGGCGTGGGTCAATGCCTTGCAACAGGCGCTGCCCGAGCATCAGGTGCGTGCCTGGGATGAAGGCCGACCCTCGGGGCAGGCTCAGATGGCCGTGGTCTGGGCGCCGCCGACGGCACTCTTTCAGCATGAACCCCGTCTGACGCATGTGTTCAATCTGGGGGCTGGGGTGGATGCGCTGCTGCCGCTGCCGGGGATGCCCGACGACATTACCCTGGTGCGCATGGAAGACGGCGGCATGGCGGTGCAGATGGCCGAGTATGTGCTGCATTACCTGGTTCGTGTGTCCCGGGATCTGGACCGCTATGCAGAGCTGCAGGCACAGGCCTGTTGGCGGCCTTTGCCGGACATTGATCGCGATGCTTGGTCGGTTGGCGTGATGGGGGCTGGGGTCATGGGTGCGCGGGTGGCCCAGGCCTGTGCCGCCCTGGATTATCCGGTTGCGGTTTGGTCGCGCAGCGGACGCCCGGTGCCCGGCGCCCAGGTTTATGCAGCAGATCAATTGGATCAATTTTTGGCGCGTACCCGAGTGCTGGTCAATGTGCTGCCCTTGACGGATCAGACCCAGGGTATTTTGTCGCAGGCCCTGTTCGATCAGCTCTTGCCGGATGCCTATCTGATCAATATTGCGCGGGGCGCGCACTTGGTTGAATCCGACTTATTGGCCAGTCTGCAGGCTGGGCGTTTGCGTGGTGCGGCACTGGATGTTTTTGCCCAAGAACCCTTGCCGGCTCATCATGCTTTTTGGCATGATCGGCGCATTCACGTCACGCCGCATGTGGCGGGGGCCAGCCTGTTGTCCTTGTCTGTGCAGCAAATCGCAGACAAGATCCAGGCCCTGGGGCGTGGCGAGGCCATTACCGGGGTGGTGGATCGTTCTCGTCAGTATTGA